In the Quercus lobata isolate SW786 chromosome 5, ValleyOak3.0 Primary Assembly, whole genome shotgun sequence genome, one interval contains:
- the LOC115992003 gene encoding F-box/kelch-repeat protein At5g15710-like, whose product MWSNLPSDLLANIFSLLSPDSLARASSSCRHWHTCAKAYPLSTTSNNSAWFLAMPIQRNHTLLPCYLHNPILNNWHALSLDFLPDPVRLVGPIGSLVLIRPTSSTFLQLAICNPFTRQFRHLPMLNITRTNPAVGVIMVLDSTQSVPFPCFKVFVAGGMSEAVAPRRGALYEPTLEMYDSRQDTWQVVGPMPVEFAVRLTVWTPNESVYSKGVLYWITSARAYSVMGFEIGTNTWMELNVPMADKLEFATLVRRNGVLTLVGGVCGGEACVWELVEGYNWRLVEKMPIEFGIRFLGSKTSWGSTKCVGSDEAIYLYRDLRSGMVVWRKVVDKGKWEWFWVEGCCSIGGKRVQTFPIKGVLLQPSLALSCIS is encoded by the coding sequence ATGTGGAGCAACCTTCCTTCTGATCTCTTAGCCAACATCTTCTCCCTCCTCTCCCCAGACTCCTTGGCACGTGCCAGCTCTTCTTGCCGGCACTGGCACACGTGTGCCAAGGCTTACCCTTTGAGCACAACCTCTAATAATTCGGCATGGTTCTTGGCCATGCCAATTCAGCGCAATCATACACTCTTACCTTGTTATCTTCACAACCCAATTCTCAACAATTGGCATGCTCTCTCTCTTGACTTTCTTCCAGACCCAGTTCGGCTTGTTGGTCCAATTGGTAGCCTTGTTCTTATTAGACCAACGAGTTCTACATTTCTCCAATTGGCTATTTGTAACCCATTTACTAGACAATTTAGGCACCTTCCTATGTTGAACATTACAAGGACTAACCCAGCTGTGGGTGTTATTATGGTACTAGATTCGACCCAATCTGTTCCATTTCCTTGCTTTAAGGTTTTTGTGGCAGGTGGGATGTCCGAGGCCGTGGCGCCACGTCGCGGCGCCTTGTATGAACCCACATTGGAGATGTACGACTCGCGACAAGACACGTGGCAAGTTGTGGGGCCTATGCCAGTTGAATTTGCTGTGAGGCTAACGGTTTGGACACCCAATGAGAGTGTGTACTCTAAGGGGGTCTTGTATTGGATTACCTCAGCTCGGGCTTACAGTGTAATGGGGTTTGAGATTGGTACTAACACATGGATGGAATTGAATGTGCCAATGGCAGACAAGCTTGAATTTGCCACACTAGTGAGAAGGAATGGGGTGCTAACACTTGTTGGTGGCGTATGTGGTGGAGAGGCTTGTGTATGGGAGCTTGTTGAAGGGTACAATTGGAGACTAGTTGAGAAGATGCCAATTGAATTTGGGATAAGATTTTTAGGTAGCAAGACAAGTTGGGGTAGTACAAAATGTGTAGGTAGTGATGAGGCTATTTACTTGTATAGAGACCTTAGGTCAGGAATGGTAGTTTGGAGGAAAGTTGTTGATAAGGGTAAATGGGAATGGTTCTGGGTTGAAGGGTGTTGTTCCATTGGGGGAAAACGAGTGCAAACTTTCCCAATTAAAGGAGTACTTCTTCAGCCTAGTCTTGCTCTCTCATGCATATCCTAA
- the LOC115988406 gene encoding uncharacterized protein LOC115988406 — MDALEFISSATQIVSSMVGAISALKQASWDLDEAPKRIKSLEEFVCDLENLTRRIKQKHVYKLHNPQLYHQLQSLNALVQRLHPNITKARGIVSSSKRKSLAKIVQNSVAGDPLGKLASAIRGDLNWWLESQRLMQDAEKVIESTAQHIPARLKINTEHEYPISSKCNLTRNLLEQEGSHRVILIVGLSGIGKSCMARQVGSDPPAEFVDGAVQLGFGQWCSRAACNGNRAEYQKRLARKFCKFLVQIGFWNKIEDENTGDLEYICCLLQEALCGKSILILLDDVWEQDIVERFAKLYDNDCKYLVTTRNEAVYEITEAEKVELGKDDTMEMSKAILLYHSLLSEEELPSVAESLLERCGHHPLTVAVMGKALRKEIRAEKWEKAITNLSTFATCAPGPVSYVNEKEAENTLTIFGSFEFSLEAMPGDSRKLFIALAALSWAEPVPEACLEAIWSVLGQEMMFPLIVCKLVEGSLLMKTDTDPLYQVHDMVSLYLDSKTNDSVVFLVKESSDENKALICPWLFIFGKESVKRISEQKIETFLSVFEEKQAVTTIEAIIKALMASKTISDFEASRATFVGILGPRIEGLISSGSQGLVAVSAEAITNIFNRSDYCNYFPSFESTDAVEKLSMILENCEDPKIQTNISIVLAKLAEFGSSETVNKVLQSIHFNQLADLLSPDAEEWHESMFTILMSLTIAGKSKAVERMIACEIDKNLIKLLENGTEVVQHHAIVTLKAFYELGGCPTNGSLQPANLNLLPWQVRLCLERFVLSDQNVTLSTKPQTLEDLIHMVLDSNYKQVTEAMQELIPIVEKAGNPKISDMILNSPLIKRLSELLQSGNSQQSSMKSESAFLLMKLACAGGEPCIKKYLEYDIIPELVKMMQCTIVQHQDAAYTALHQMLFGSGGVLVLKNIFQMGLIEKMAHSIESKSMKTREINVHCLLDIVELGNKKCLERMFSLQVVEKLAKLEKLSGGSGETMVGFLKGIDKCKHLSQAERKVMKQQVVRKVRVAMKGHKFEARILAALDACASEGPIRGASSSGSGRK; from the exons ATGGATGCTTTGGAATTTATTTCTTCAGCAACACAGATAGTGTCAAGTATGGTAGGGGCTATTAGTGCATTAAAACAAGCCTCTTGGGATCTTGATGAAGCTCCAAAGCGAATCAAAAGCCTAGAGGAGTTTGTGTGCGATCTTGAGAATTTGACACGCAGAATAAAGCAAAAGCATGTCTACAAGCTTCATAACCCTCAATTGTATCACCAACTTCAAAGCTTAAATGCCCTGGTCCAACGGCTTCATCCAAATATCACAAAGGCAAGAGGGATTGTGTCAAGCAGTAAGCGGAAGAGCCTGGCTAAGATAGTACAGAATTCTGTAGCTGGGGACCCACTTGGGAAACTAGCAAGCGCAATCAGGGGTGACTTAAACTGGTGGCTTGAATCTCAAAGATTGATGCAAGATGCTGAGAAGGTAATAGAATCCACTGCACAACACATCCCAGCTcgattaaaaataaatactgAACATGAGTACCCAATATCTAGTAAATGTAATCTAACAAGGAATTTACTAGAACAAGAGGGTTCTCATCGGGTCATTCTGATTGTTGGGTTATCTGGTATTGGGAAGTCATGTATGGCCCGTCAAGTGGGTTCTGATCCACCTGCTGAATTTGTGGATGGCGCAGTTCAACTTGGCTTTGGACAATGGTGTAGTAGGGCTGCCTGTAACGGAAACAGGGCTGAATATCAGAAGCGTTTagcaagaaaattttgtaaatttttggtGCAGATTGGATTTTGGAATAAGATTGAGGATGAGAACACTGGAGATCTTGAATATATATGTTGCTTGCTTCAAGAAGCCTTGTGTGGGAAGAGCATTTTGATCCTTCTTGATGATGTATGGGAGCAGGACATTGTGGAGCGATTTGCAAAGCTGTATGATAATGATTGCAAGTACTTAGTGACAACAAGAAATGAAGCTGTCTATGAAATTACAGAAGCTGAGAAAGTAGAATTAGGCAAAGATGACACAATGGAAATGAGCAAGGCAATCCTTCTGTACCATAGCCTCCTTAGTGAGGAGGAGTTGCCG AGTGTAGCAGAAAGCTTGCTTGAGCGCTGTGGCCACCACCCTCTTACAGTTGCTGTCATGGGTAAGGCTCTTAGGAAAGAAATAAGAGCTGAGAAATGGGAGAAGGCCATCACAAATTTATCCACCTTTGCCACATGTGCACCTGGTCCTGTCTCATATGTAAATGAGAAAGAAGCTGAGAACACATTAACCATTTTTGGGTCATTTGAGTTCAGTCTAGAAGCAATGCCTGGAGACTCAAGAAAGCTCTTCATAGCTCTTGCTGCTCTTTCATGGGCAGAACCTGTACCTGAAGCTTGTTTGGAGGCCATTTGGTCGGTTCTTGGGCAGGAGATGATGTTTCCTCTCATAGTCTGTAAGCTTGTTGAAGGCTCCCTGCTGATGAAAACTGATACAGATCCCTTGTATCAAGTGCATGACATGGTTTCACTATACCTTGACAGCAAGACAAATGATTCAGTTGTGTTTCTTGTAAAAGAATCTAGTGATGAAAACAAAGCATTGATTTGCCcttggctttttatttttgggaaagaGAGTGTCAAAAGAATTTCCGAGCAAAAGATAGAGACATTCCTCAGTGTTTTCGAAGAAAAGCAGGCTGTCACCACCATAGAAGCAATTATCAAGGCGCTAATGGCTAGCAAAACCATCTCCGATTTTGAAGCTAGCAGAGCAACCTTTGTTGGCATATTGGGACCTAGAATTGAAGGCCTGATATCGTCCGGTTCACAGGGTCTTGTTGCAGTGTCTGCAGAAGCTATCACAAATATATTCAATAGAAGTGACTATTGCAATTACTTTCCATCATTTGAAAGTACTGATGCAGTTGAGAAGCTGTCAATGATACTAGAAAACTGTGAGGACCCCAAGATCCAAACTAACATTTCAATTGTCCTTGCAAAGCTTGCAGAATTTGGAAGTTCCGAGACAGTCAATAAGGTGCTTCAGAGTATTCACTTTAACCAACTGGCTGATTTGCTCTCTCCAGATGCCGAGGAATGGCATGAGAGCATGTTCACAATATTGATGTCGTTGACCATAGCTGGAAAGTCAAAAGCTGTTGAGAGAATGATTGCTTgtgaaattgataaaaatctaattaaacTTCTTGAGAATGGAACTGAAGTAGTGCAACACCATGCCATTGTAACATTGAAGGCATTTTATGAGCTAGGAGGCTGTCCTACAAATGGCTCTCTTCAGCCCGCTAATCTGAACCTTTTGCCATGGCAAGTGAGGCTTTGTTTAGAAAGATTTGTTTTGTCAGACCAGAATGTTACCCTTTCAACAAAGCCACAAACTTTAGAAGATCTCATCCACATGGTACTTGACAGCAATTACAAGCAGGTAACGGAAGCAATGCAAGAGCTCATACCAATTGTTGAGAAAGCAGGGAACCCCAAAATCAGTGACATGATTTTAAACAGCCCCCTCATCAAAAGGCTTTCTGAACTTTTGCAAAGTGGAAACTCACAACAGAGCTCAATGAAATCTGAATCTGcctttttattaatgaaactAGCATGCGCTGGTGGAGAACCTTGCATTAAGAAATATCTAGAGTATGATATTATTCCTGAGCTAGTCAAGATGATGCAGTGCACCATTGTGCAGCATCAGGATGCAGCCTATACAGCTCTACACCAGATGCTGTTTGGCAGTGGTGGGGTCCTGGTTTTAAAGAATATCTTTCAGATGGGTCTTATAGAGAAGATGGCTCACTCAATTGAAAGCAAATCAATGAAAACGCGGGAAATCAACGTGCACTGTCTTTTAGATATTGTTGAGTTGGGAAACAAAAAATGCTTGGAGCGGATGTTTTCTTTGCAAGTAGTGGAGAAGCTTGCAAAGTTAGAAAAACTGAGTGGGGGTTCTGGTGAAACTATGGTTGGATTTCTCAAGGGAATTGATAAGTGCAAACATCTTTCGCAAGCAGAGCGTAAGGTTATGAAGCAACAAGTGGTTAGAAAAGTGAGGGTTGCCATGAAAGGCCATAAATTTGAAGCCCGAATTTTAGCAGCTTTAGATGCTTGTGCATCTGAAGGACCAATAAGAGGAGCCAGTAGTAGTGGTAGTggtagaaagtag
- the LOC115988407 gene encoding DNA replication complex GINS protein PSF1-like, with product MYGRKACQLVKELASGEKGQLTPYNSDLFDQVIAECSQHHLELQSLIRKMQEEGLDVQTTRNADHYGALIHHLSLVRNKRCLMAYMYNRAEIIRSLIWKVGPVLPQQIQEKLSHTEEEYFKKHSGALQSYMSRLDLDLTVDMVPPKDPYIQVRVLDDIGVVLSDDKTTNFARHSMHFLKRTDAEQFISRGLMEELTS from the exons ATGTATGGGAGAAAGGCATGCCAGCTGGTGAAAGAACTTGCAAGTGGTGAAAAGGGGCAGCTCACTCCTTACAAT AGCGACCTATTTGATCAAGTGATTGCAGAATGTAGTCAGCATCACCTCGAGCTTCAGTCCCTGATAAG AAAAATGCAGGAAGAAGGATTGGATGTACAAACAACTAGAAATGCAGATCACTATGGAGCACTCATCCACCACCTTTCTTTGGTTCGCAATAAGCGCTGTCTAATGGCATATAT GTATAACAGAGCAGAAATTATACGGAGTTTGATATGGAAGGTAGGGCCCGTGCTTCCTCAACAAATTCAAGAGAAGCTCAGTCACACAGAGGAAGAGTATTTTAAGAAACATTCTGGAGCTTTGCAATCATACATGTCGAGACTTGACCTTGATTTAACTGTg GATATGGTGCCACCCAAAGATCCCTACATCCAGGTGAGAGTTCTTGATGATATTGGCGTGGTACTAAGTGACGATAAGACAACAAATTTTGCTCGCCACTCAATGCACTTTCTTAAACGAACTGATGCTGAGCAATTTATCTCAAGG GGTTTGATGGAGGAGCTCACAAGCTGA